The DNA region GACGAGCAGATCCAGTCGATGCAGCCCCACCTCCTCCCCTTCGAACGAGACGCGCACTTCGCGCTGCTGCTCGAAGCGGATGCCTCGGTGCTCGAAGGCAACCACGAGAGCATTCTCGTAAACGCTCTCCAGAAAGCCCGGCCCCAAAGCTCTATGAACTGCCACCGCCGCGTCGAGGATTCGTCCCGACAGGGCCTCGAAGTCATGGCCAACCGACTTCTCGGTTCGTGC from Deltaproteobacteria bacterium includes:
- a CDS encoding GxxExxY protein, whose translation is MQTGESRKHDSSKARTEKSVGHDFEALSGRILDAAVAVHRALGPGFLESVYENALVVAFEHRGIRFEQQREVRVSFEGEEVGLHRLDLLVEGEIVLEIKAVKALEDVHFAQLKSYLKATHLHIGLLLNFNAPTLIVKRVVL